The following proteins are encoded in a genomic region of Bosea beijingensis:
- the cueR gene encoding Cu(I)-responsive transcriptional regulator produces the protein MNIGEAATRSGVSAKMIRYYESIGLITAPARTAAQYRVYADDDVHTLRFVRRSRDLGFSLEETRELLALWRDKSRASADVKNLAMAHVRELEEKAAELKAMADTLRHLATHCHGDHRPDCPILADFAATPTARAKA, from the coding sequence ATGAATATCGGCGAAGCCGCAACCCGCTCCGGCGTCAGCGCCAAGATGATCCGCTATTACGAGAGCATCGGCCTGATCACTGCGCCGGCCCGCACGGCCGCGCAATACCGGGTCTATGCCGATGACGACGTGCATACGCTGCGCTTCGTGCGCCGCTCGCGCGATCTCGGCTTCTCCTTGGAGGAAACCCGCGAATTGCTGGCGCTCTGGCGCGACAAGAGCCGGGCCAGCGCCGATGTGAAGAACCTCGCCATGGCGCATGTGCGCGAACTCGAGGAAAAGGCGGCCGAACTCAAGGCCATGGCCGACACGCTGCGGCATCTGGCGACGCATTGCCATGGCGACCACCGGCCGGATTGCCCGATCCTTGCCGATTTCGCCGCTACGCCGACAGCGCGGGCCAAAGCCTGA
- a CDS encoding ABC transporter ATP-binding protein gives MTALLESSGVEAWYGRAKILHGVGFSVGHGEVVALMGRNGAGKSTTMKTVMGLVPEPQGSIRFEGKEIAGREPFQIARLGIGYVPEDRRVFSELTVMDNLEVGRQPPRTGAPHWTPERLFDLFPNLGRMRDRPGGAMSGGEQQMLTIARTLMGNPRLLLLDEPSEGLAPVIVEAMAETIRVLKGEGLSVLLSEQNLHFAGSIADRAVIIEKGLIRFDDTMAALKADEAARSQYLAV, from the coding sequence ATGACGGCGCTCCTTGAATCGTCGGGCGTCGAGGCCTGGTATGGCCGCGCCAAGATCCTGCACGGCGTCGGCTTTTCGGTCGGGCATGGCGAGGTCGTCGCGCTGATGGGCCGCAACGGCGCCGGCAAGTCCACGACTATGAAGACGGTGATGGGGCTGGTGCCTGAGCCGCAAGGCTCGATCCGCTTCGAGGGCAAGGAGATCGCCGGCCGCGAGCCTTTCCAGATCGCACGGCTTGGCATCGGCTATGTCCCGGAGGATCGGCGCGTCTTCTCCGAGCTTACGGTGATGGACAACCTAGAAGTCGGCCGCCAGCCGCCCCGGACGGGCGCGCCGCACTGGACGCCGGAACGGCTGTTCGATCTCTTCCCCAATCTCGGGCGCATGCGCGACCGGCCGGGCGGCGCCATGTCCGGCGGCGAGCAGCAGATGCTCACGATCGCCCGCACGCTGATGGGCAATCCGCGCCTGTTGCTGCTCGACGAGCCTTCGGAAGGGTTGGCGCCGGTCATCGTCGAGGCGATGGCCGAGACGATCCGTGTGCTGAAAGGCGAGGGGCTTTCGGTCCTGCTTTCCGAGCAGAATCTGCATTTCGCCGGCAGCATCGCCGACCGCGCCGTCATCATCGAGAAGGGCCTGATCCGCTTCGACGATACGATGGCGGCGCTCAAGGCTGACGAGGCGGCGCGGAGCCAGTATCTGGCGGTCTGA
- the modC gene encoding molybdenum ABC transporter ATP-binding protein, producing the protein MTDVLDIAVRHRLGEFTLDSSFTSDGRLTALFGSSGSGKTSLVNVIGGLIRPDSGHVRVDGETLVDTRRGVFLPKHRRRIGYVFQEARLFPHLTVRQNLLYGHWFVPRAQRKPAELDKVLELLGIGHLLHRRPGGLSGGEKQRVAIGRALLAQPRLLLMDEPLAALDDARKAEILPHIERLRDEVGIPIVYVSHALAEVARLATTVAMVENGRVAACGPTADILSRPDLAARPGAPEASTLLSAEVAGFEEAFGLARLSTPVGPLTIARGTLRQGQRIKIRILASDVMLSLGQPAEISALNVLSGTVSEIGERSGAGGSTVHLLVACGEAKLAARLTAKSVALLGLAPGKPIHAVIKSVSVEMP; encoded by the coding sequence ATGACTGATGTCCTCGACATCGCCGTCCGCCACAGGCTCGGCGAGTTCACGCTCGATTCGAGCTTCACCTCGGACGGACGCCTGACCGCCCTGTTCGGCAGCTCTGGTTCCGGAAAGACCTCGCTGGTCAATGTCATCGGCGGGCTGATCCGCCCCGATTCCGGCCATGTCCGCGTCGATGGCGAAACGCTGGTCGACACCAGACGCGGCGTCTTCCTGCCGAAGCATCGCCGGCGCATCGGCTATGTCTTTCAGGAGGCGCGGCTGTTTCCGCATCTGACCGTGCGGCAGAACCTGCTCTACGGGCACTGGTTCGTGCCGCGCGCGCAGCGCAAGCCGGCCGAGCTCGACAAGGTGCTGGAACTGCTCGGCATCGGCCATCTGCTGCACCGGAGACCGGGCGGCCTTTCCGGCGGCGAGAAGCAGCGCGTCGCCATCGGCCGCGCCCTGCTGGCACAGCCGCGCCTGCTCTTGATGGACGAACCGCTGGCAGCGCTCGACGACGCCCGCAAGGCCGAGATACTCCCGCATATCGAGCGTCTGCGCGACGAGGTGGGCATCCCGATCGTCTATGTCTCGCATGCGCTGGCGGAGGTCGCGCGCCTCGCCACCACCGTCGCCATGGTCGAGAACGGGCGCGTCGCGGCTTGTGGCCCCACCGCGGACATTCTGTCCCGGCCCGATCTGGCGGCCCGCCCCGGAGCGCCGGAAGCGAGTACGCTGCTATCCGCCGAGGTCGCCGGCTTCGAGGAAGCCTTCGGATTGGCGCGGCTCTCGACGCCAGTCGGCCCCCTGACAATTGCACGCGGCACGCTGCGGCAAGGTCAACGCATCAAGATCCGCATACTCGCCAGCGACGTGATGCTCAGCCTCGGCCAGCCAGCGGAGATCAGCGCGCTCAACGTACTCTCGGGAACAGTCTCCGAGATCGGCGAACGCAGCGGTGCCGGCGGCAGCACGGTGCATCTGCTCGTCGCCTGCGGCGAGGCGAAGCTAGCGGCGCGCCTGACGGCAAAATCCGTCGCCCTGCTCGGATTGGCGCCCGGCAAGCCGATCCATGCGGTGATCAAGAGCGTCTCGGTCGAGATGCCCTGA
- a CDS encoding M20 family metallopeptidase produces MDNRNDLWRHVDANKERLIALSDRVWGMPEVCYTEKRSVAEHIAELKHQGFKITENVADIPTAVIGEAGEGGPVIAFLGEYDALPGLSQEAGASEHKEIESNGHGHGCGHNLLGSAAMLAAVAMKEWLAENKIPGRVRYYGCPAEEGGAAKAFMVRAGAFDDADVAISWHPSSFWEVAPALALANTRADFVFTGRASHAAAAPHLGRSALDAVELMNVGVNYMREHMPSDARVHYALLDTGGIAPNVVQAHARVRYSIRARDLRGMLELVQRVKKIAEGAALMTETKMEMRIVSAVSDLVANTPLEEALHKVMAELGAPHFDDADKAYAEKIRGTLSPQEIASIWRTIGMPDTGAPLADFLVPRDAKRNPAIGSTDIGDVSWAVPTVQAHAPTVAMGTPFHTWQVVAQGKSPAAHKAMVHVAKAMAATGAAVLSDPALMAAAKADHKARLGKEGYTSPLPPEVKPPLTMSLG; encoded by the coding sequence ATGGACAATCGAAACGATCTCTGGCGGCATGTCGATGCGAACAAGGAGCGCCTGATCGCGCTCTCCGACCGGGTCTGGGGCATGCCGGAGGTGTGCTACACCGAGAAGCGCTCGGTCGCCGAGCATATCGCAGAGCTGAAGCACCAGGGCTTCAAGATCACCGAGAATGTCGCCGATATCCCGACCGCGGTGATCGGCGAGGCCGGCGAAGGCGGCCCGGTCATCGCCTTCCTCGGCGAATATGACGCCCTGCCCGGCCTGTCGCAGGAAGCCGGCGCCTCCGAGCACAAGGAAATCGAGAGCAACGGCCACGGCCATGGCTGCGGCCATAACCTGCTCGGCTCGGCCGCCATGCTCGCTGCGGTGGCGATGAAGGAGTGGCTCGCCGAGAACAAGATTCCCGGTCGCGTGCGCTACTATGGCTGCCCGGCCGAGGAAGGCGGCGCCGCCAAGGCCTTCATGGTCCGCGCCGGCGCCTTCGACGACGCCGATGTCGCGATCTCGTGGCACCCGTCGAGCTTCTGGGAGGTCGCTCCCGCCCTGGCGCTGGCCAATACCCGCGCCGATTTCGTCTTCACCGGCCGCGCCTCGCATGCCGCTGCGGCGCCCCATCTCGGCCGCTCGGCGCTCGATGCCGTCGAATTGATGAATGTCGGCGTCAACTACATGCGCGAGCACATGCCGTCCGACGCGCGCGTCCATTATGCGCTGCTCGATACCGGCGGCATCGCGCCGAACGTCGTACAGGCCCACGCGCGCGTCCGTTATTCCATCCGTGCGCGTGACCTGCGCGGCATGCTGGAACTCGTCCAGCGCGTGAAGAAGATCGCTGAAGGCGCCGCGCTGATGACGGAAACCAAGATGGAGATGCGCATCGTCAGCGCCGTCTCCGATCTCGTCGCCAACACACCGCTCGAAGAGGCCCTGCACAAGGTGATGGCCGAACTCGGCGCGCCGCATTTCGACGATGCCGACAAGGCTTACGCCGAGAAGATCCGCGGCACGCTCTCGCCGCAGGAGATCGCCTCGATCTGGCGCACCATCGGCATGCCCGACACCGGCGCGCCGCTCGCCGACTTCCTCGTGCCGCGCGACGCCAAGCGCAACCCAGCGATCGGCTCGACCGATATCGGCGACGTGAGCTGGGCGGTGCCGACCGTGCAGGCCCATGCGCCGACGGTCGCGATGGGCACGCCGTTCCACACCTGGCAGGTCGTGGCGCAGGGCAAGTCCCCCGCCGCGCACAAGGCGATGGTCCATGTCGCCAAGGCGATGGCCGCGACCGGCGCCGCCGTGCTGAGCGACCCGGCCCTGATGGCGGCCGCCAAGGCCGACCACAAGGCCCGCCTCGGCAAGGAGGGCTACACCTCGCCGCTGCCGCCCGAAGTGAAGCCGCCGCTGACGATGTCGCTGGGCTGA
- a CDS encoding heavy metal translocating P-type ATPase, producing the protein MTVIDRSRNDLETLDLGVEGMTCASCVAHVERAIAAVPGVDAVSVNLATERAHVSFAKGGTDLGQIGAAVRQSGYTPVENTIELSVSGMTCASCVGHVEKALRAVPGVVEATVNLATERASVKTLAGNEIIPALTKAVAGAGYEASPIVAADGEADIRRQAAKDEEQGKLLRSVLVAGLLTLPLLVVEMGSHMFPSLHHWLAGTFGEWNVRVFSFALATIVQFGPGLVFLRKGFPALLRLAPDMNSLVMLGTGAAYLYSSVATFLPDLMPAGTEGTYFESGAVIVTLILLGRWFETRAKGRTGAAIRSLIALQPKTARVLRDGTESDIAVDSVRPGDIVILRPGERVPVDGEVTDGTSFVDESMITGEPAPVRKETGSTVTGGTVNGSGALRFTARKVGADTLLAQIVRTVQAAQGAKLPIQALVDRVTLWFVPVVIVLALLTFAVWLIFGPSPALSHALVNAVALLIIACPCAMGLATPTSIMVGTGRGAELGILFRQGDALQALKDVQIVALDKTGTLTKGKPELTDIEPANGFAADDVLRLVGSAENRSEHPLALALVAAAKARNLALAEPAEFASDPGRGVTATVDGRKVAIGGHRLMEEAKLDIAPFAARARTLAEAGKTPLYAAIDGKIAAVIAVADAVKQTTPAAIAALHKLGLKVAMVTGDDRRTAEAVARGLGIDEVWAEVLPTDKAEVVKRLQGRGAKVAFVGDGINDAPALAQADVGIAIGTGTDIAIESADVVLMSGDVMGVPRAIALSQAVIANIRQNLAWAFGYNALLIPVAAGVLYPTFGILLSPVFAGLAMALSSVSVVSNALRLKRFQVPASHGQEV; encoded by the coding sequence ATGACGGTCATCGACAGGAGCAGGAACGACCTCGAAACCCTCGATCTGGGCGTCGAGGGCATGACCTGCGCGAGCTGCGTCGCCCATGTCGAGCGCGCCATCGCGGCGGTGCCGGGCGTCGATGCGGTCTCGGTCAATCTCGCGACCGAGCGGGCGCATGTCAGCTTCGCCAAGGGCGGCACCGACCTCGGCCAGATCGGTGCGGCGGTGCGCCAGAGCGGCTACACTCCGGTCGAGAACACGATCGAGTTGTCGGTCTCGGGCATGACCTGCGCCTCCTGCGTCGGCCATGTCGAGAAGGCGCTTCGCGCCGTGCCGGGCGTGGTCGAGGCGACCGTGAACCTCGCGACCGAGCGCGCCAGTGTGAAGACGCTCGCCGGCAACGAGATCATCCCGGCCCTGACGAAGGCCGTGGCCGGCGCCGGCTACGAAGCGAGCCCGATCGTCGCGGCCGATGGCGAGGCCGACATACGCCGGCAGGCTGCCAAAGACGAGGAGCAGGGCAAGCTGCTGCGCTCGGTGCTCGTCGCCGGCCTGCTGACGCTGCCGCTGCTCGTCGTCGAGATGGGCAGCCACATGTTTCCCTCCCTGCACCACTGGCTCGCCGGCACTTTCGGCGAGTGGAATGTGCGCGTCTTCTCCTTCGCGCTGGCGACCATCGTCCAGTTCGGGCCCGGCCTCGTCTTCCTGCGCAAGGGCTTCCCGGCGCTGCTGCGGCTGGCACCCGACATGAACTCGCTGGTCATGCTCGGCACTGGCGCGGCCTATCTCTATTCGAGCGTCGCGACCTTCCTGCCGGACCTGATGCCGGCGGGCACGGAGGGCACCTATTTCGAATCCGGCGCGGTGATCGTGACGCTGATCCTGCTCGGGCGCTGGTTCGAGACCCGCGCCAAGGGCCGGACCGGCGCCGCCATCCGCAGCCTGATCGCGCTCCAGCCCAAGACCGCCCGCGTGCTGCGTGACGGCACTGAGAGCGACATCGCCGTCGACAGCGTCCGCCCCGGCGACATCGTCATCCTCAGGCCCGGCGAGCGCGTCCCGGTCGATGGCGAGGTCACCGACGGCACCTCCTTCGTCGATGAATCGATGATCACCGGCGAGCCTGCTCCCGTCCGCAAGGAGACCGGCAGCACCGTCACCGGCGGCACCGTCAACGGCTCCGGGGCGCTGCGCTTCACCGCGCGGAAGGTCGGCGCCGACACGCTGCTCGCCCAGATCGTGCGGACCGTGCAGGCCGCCCAAGGCGCCAAGCTGCCGATCCAGGCACTGGTCGACCGCGTCACGCTCTGGTTCGTCCCGGTCGTGATCGTGCTGGCGTTGCTGACCTTCGCCGTCTGGCTGATCTTCGGCCCCAGCCCGGCCCTGTCGCATGCGCTGGTCAATGCCGTCGCGCTGCTGATCATCGCCTGCCCCTGCGCCATGGGCCTGGCCACCCCCACCTCGATCATGGTCGGCACTGGCAGGGGCGCCGAGCTCGGCATCCTGTTCCGTCAGGGCGACGCCTTGCAAGCGCTCAAGGACGTCCAGATCGTCGCGCTCGACAAGACGGGCACGCTGACCAAGGGCAAGCCCGAGCTCACCGATATCGAGCCGGCGAACGGCTTCGCGGCTGACGACGTGCTGCGCCTCGTCGGCTCAGCCGAGAACCGCTCCGAACATCCACTGGCACTGGCGCTGGTCGCGGCCGCCAAGGCGCGGAACCTCGCCCTCGCCGAGCCGGCCGAATTCGCCAGCGATCCCGGCCGCGGCGTCACCGCGACGGTCGATGGGCGCAAGGTCGCGATCGGCGGCCATCGGCTGATGGAAGAAGCGAAGCTCGACATCGCGCCCTTCGCCGCCCGCGCCAGGACGCTGGCCGAGGCCGGAAAGACCCCTCTGTATGCCGCAATCGACGGGAAAATCGCCGCTGTCATCGCTGTCGCCGACGCGGTAAAACAGACCACGCCTGCGGCCATCGCAGCCCTGCACAAGCTCGGCCTCAAGGTCGCGATGGTGACCGGCGACGACCGGCGCACGGCGGAAGCGGTCGCGCGGGGCCTCGGCATCGACGAGGTCTGGGCCGAGGTGCTGCCGACCGACAAGGCCGAGGTGGTGAAGCGCCTGCAGGGCCGCGGCGCCAAGGTCGCCTTCGTCGGCGACGGCATCAACGATGCGCCGGCGCTGGCTCAGGCCGATGTCGGCATCGCCATCGGCACCGGCACGGATATCGCGATCGAAAGCGCCGATGTCGTGCTGATGTCCGGCGATGTGATGGGCGTGCCCCGCGCCATCGCGCTGTCGCAGGCGGTGATCGCCAATATCCGCCAGAATCTCGCCTGGGCCTTCGGCTACAACGCCTTGCTGATCCCGGTGGCGGCCGGCGTGCTCTATCCGACTTTCGGCATCCTGCTCTCGCCGGTCTTCGCCGGGCTCGCCATGGCGCTGTCGAGCGTCAGCGTCGTCAGCAATGCGCTCAGGTTGAAGCGCTTCCAGGTTCCGGCTTCGCATGGACAGGAGGTCTGA
- a CDS encoding ABC transporter permease: MLDLVLTQTLNGLASASSLFLVACGLSIIFGVTRIVNFAHGSLYMLGGYLAFTLVTWLGPADPLGFWGGVILAVLLTGLAGVLIEVLILRRIYQAPELFQLLATFGVVLMLQDIALATWGPEDKLGPRAPGFRSFVILFDNRFPSYELFLIAVGPVVLGVIWLLFHRTRWGVLIRAATQDREMVSALGVNQRLLFTSVFAFGAALAGLGGALQLPREAINLHMDLSMIAEAFVVVVVGGLGSVTGAYLAAVLIGVLHAFGILILPKITLVLVFLVMAAVLIVRPHGLLGKAASEPRGHAGQLFLLNPADGAAKLFGAVALGLLALAPLVVPDHLILTLTDLVIFAVFAASLHLLMGPGGITSFGHAAYFGLGAYGAALAVKWLGSPMEEALMLAPLMAGIAGAIFGWFCVRLSGVYLAMLTLAFAQIAWATAFQWVDLTGGDNGILGVWPSAWAVPKTVFYYLALTIAVLVIVALRVIIFAPFGYALRAGRDSPLRAEAIGLDVGRLQWAAFTIAAIAAGIAGGLFAFSKGSVFPTYMAIPRSVDALLMVLLGGVQTVAGPIVGAFAYMGLNEQLMKLTVYWRFVLGLSIVLLVVLFPRGLVGTWLYWRARRESAAQTAATA; encoded by the coding sequence ATGCTTGATCTCGTCCTCACCCAGACCCTGAATGGCCTGGCCTCGGCGTCGTCGCTGTTCCTGGTGGCGTGCGGGCTGTCGATCATCTTCGGCGTCACGCGCATCGTGAACTTCGCCCATGGCTCGCTCTATATGCTGGGCGGCTATCTGGCCTTCACGCTGGTGACCTGGCTCGGCCCGGCCGATCCGCTCGGTTTCTGGGGCGGCGTCATCCTCGCCGTGCTGCTGACCGGCCTCGCCGGCGTGCTCATCGAGGTCCTGATCCTCCGGCGGATCTACCAGGCACCGGAGCTGTTCCAGTTGCTCGCGACCTTCGGCGTCGTGCTGATGCTGCAGGATATCGCGCTGGCGACCTGGGGGCCGGAGGACAAGCTCGGCCCGCGCGCGCCGGGCTTCCGCAGCTTCGTCATTCTGTTCGACAACCGTTTCCCGAGCTACGAACTCTTCCTGATCGCGGTCGGGCCGGTCGTGCTCGGCGTGATCTGGCTGCTGTTCCACCGGACTCGCTGGGGCGTGCTGATCCGCGCCGCGACGCAGGATCGCGAGATGGTCAGCGCGCTCGGCGTCAACCAGCGCCTGCTCTTCACCTCGGTCTTTGCCTTCGGCGCGGCTTTGGCAGGGCTCGGCGGCGCGCTCCAGCTCCCGCGCGAGGCGATCAACCTCCACATGGACCTGTCGATGATCGCCGAGGCCTTCGTGGTCGTGGTCGTCGGCGGGCTCGGCAGCGTCACCGGCGCCTATCTCGCCGCCGTGCTGATCGGCGTGCTCCATGCCTTCGGTATCCTGATCCTGCCCAAGATCACGCTGGTGCTGGTCTTCCTGGTGATGGCGGCGGTGCTGATCGTCCGGCCGCATGGCTTGCTCGGCAAGGCGGCGAGCGAGCCGCGCGGCCATGCCGGCCAGCTCTTCCTGCTCAACCCGGCCGATGGCGCGGCAAAGCTGTTCGGGGCCGTGGCACTCGGTCTGCTGGCTCTCGCGCCGCTCGTCGTGCCGGATCATCTCATCCTGACCCTGACCGATCTCGTCATCTTCGCGGTCTTCGCGGCGTCGCTGCATCTGCTGATGGGGCCGGGCGGCATCACCTCCTTCGGCCATGCCGCCTATTTCGGGCTCGGTGCCTATGGCGCGGCGCTGGCGGTGAAATGGCTGGGCAGCCCGATGGAGGAGGCGCTGATGCTGGCGCCATTGATGGCCGGCATCGCAGGCGCGATCTTCGGCTGGTTCTGCGTACGGCTCTCGGGCGTCTACCTGGCCATGCTGACGCTGGCCTTCGCCCAGATCGCCTGGGCGACCGCGTTCCAATGGGTTGACCTCACCGGCGGCGATAACGGCATCCTTGGCGTCTGGCCCTCGGCCTGGGCGGTGCCCAAGACGGTGTTCTACTATCTCGCGCTCACCATTGCCGTGCTGGTCATCGTCGCGCTGCGCGTCATCATCTTCGCCCCCTTCGGCTATGCCCTGCGTGCCGGTCGCGACAGCCCCTTGCGGGCCGAGGCGATCGGCCTCGATGTCGGGCGCCTGCAATGGGCGGCATTTACCATCGCGGCGATCGCGGCCGGCATTGCCGGCGGGCTCTTCGCCTTCTCGAAGGGCTCGGTCTTCCCGACCTATATGGCGATCCCGCGCTCGGTCGATGCGCTTCTGATGGTGCTGCTCGGCGGCGTTCAGACCGTTGCCGGGCCGATCGTCGGCGCCTTCGCCTATATGGGCCTCAACGAGCAACTCATGAAGCTGACGGTCTATTGGCGCTTCGTTCTCGGCCTCTCGATCGTGCTGCTGGTCGTGCTGTTCCCGCGCGGCCTCGTCGGAACCTGGCTGTACTGGCGCGCCCGGCGCGAGAGCGCAGCCCAAACGGCGGCTACGGCATGA
- a CDS encoding ABC transporter ATP-binding protein yields MPPVLETRDLARSFGGVKAVDGVSFSVEAGKLVALIGPNGAGKTTCFNMLNGQLKPDRGEVLLAGKPITGLEPRKVWRLGVGRTFQITATFASMTVCENVQMALISHEGETWRLFGRADARHREAADALLAQVGMTGQAERACGVLAYGDLKRVELAIALANEPKLLLMDEPTAGMAPQERIALMALTARIARERGIAVLFTEHDMDVVFAHADRVLVLDRGRLIASGTSAEVRNDPQVRAVYLGSGATSGGH; encoded by the coding sequence ATGCCCCCCGTCTTGGAAACCCGCGACCTCGCCCGCTCCTTCGGCGGCGTGAAGGCGGTCGATGGCGTCTCCTTCTCGGTCGAGGCCGGCAAGCTGGTCGCCCTGATCGGCCCGAACGGCGCTGGCAAGACGACCTGCTTCAACATGCTGAACGGGCAGCTCAAGCCCGATCGCGGCGAGGTGCTGCTGGCGGGCAAGCCGATCACCGGGCTCGAACCGCGCAAGGTCTGGCGCCTCGGCGTCGGCCGCACCTTCCAGATCACCGCGACCTTCGCCTCGATGACCGTGTGCGAGAACGTCCAGATGGCGCTGATCTCGCATGAAGGGGAGACTTGGCGCCTGTTCGGCCGTGCCGACGCGCGCCATCGGGAGGCGGCAGATGCGCTGCTCGCTCAAGTCGGAATGACCGGGCAGGCCGAGCGCGCTTGCGGTGTGCTCGCCTATGGCGACCTGAAGCGCGTCGAGCTTGCCATCGCGCTCGCCAACGAGCCGAAGCTCCTGCTGATGGACGAGCCCACCGCCGGCATGGCGCCGCAGGAGCGCATCGCCCTGATGGCATTGACCGCGCGCATCGCCAGGGAACGCGGCATCGCCGTGCTCTTCACCGAGCACGACATGGATGTCGTCTTCGCCCATGCCGATCGCGTGCTGGTGCTCGACCGTGGTCGGTTGATCGCATCAGGTACCAGCGCCGAGGTCCGCAACGACCCGCAGGTGCGCGCGGTCTATCTCGGCTCCGGCGCGACCTCGGGAGGGCATTGA
- the modB gene encoding molybdate ABC transporter permease subunit produces the protein MTDWLTLSPEEWTAVRLSLIVATTAMIASLPLGLAVGLLLARGRFWGKSLLDAIVHMPLILPPVVTGYLLLVGFGRRGPIGEFLYDWFGIVLSFRWTGAALACAVMGFPLMVRAIRLSIEAVDRKLESAAGTLGASPIWVFLTVTLPLCLPGIIAGMILCFAKAMGEFGATITFVSNIPGETQTLPSAIYTFTQVPGGDAGAMRLTLISIVISVAALFLSELMARIVGRRIAVE, from the coding sequence GTGACCGACTGGCTTACGCTTTCGCCTGAAGAATGGACGGCGGTGAGGCTCAGCCTCATCGTCGCAACGACCGCCATGATCGCGAGCCTCCCGCTGGGGCTCGCAGTTGGCTTGCTGCTGGCGCGCGGGCGTTTCTGGGGCAAGTCCCTGCTCGACGCCATCGTCCATATGCCGCTGATCCTGCCGCCGGTGGTGACGGGCTATCTGCTGCTGGTCGGCTTCGGCCGGCGCGGGCCGATCGGCGAATTCCTCTATGACTGGTTCGGGATCGTGCTCTCGTTCCGCTGGACCGGCGCGGCGCTCGCCTGCGCGGTGATGGGCTTCCCCTTGATGGTTCGTGCCATCCGGCTCTCGATCGAGGCGGTCGACCGCAAGCTCGAATCCGCTGCCGGCACGCTGGGTGCAAGCCCGATCTGGGTCTTCCTGACCGTCACCTTGCCGCTATGCCTGCCCGGCATCATCGCCGGCATGATCCTGTGCTTCGCCAAGGCGATGGGCGAATTCGGCGCGACGATCACCTTCGTCTCCAACATCCCCGGTGAGACGCAGACCTTGCCCTCGGCGATCTATACATTCACGCAGGTTCCGGGCGGCGATGCCGGCGCGATGCGCCTGACGCTGATCTCGATCGTGATTTCCGTCGCCGCGCTCTTTCTCTCCGAGTTGATGGCCCGCATCGTCGGCCGCCGGATCGCCGTCGAATGA
- a CDS encoding MarR family winged helix-turn-helix transcriptional regulator: protein MDRAEESEDGLGRHRRTASGQADSAIPEPVDLAGYVLDEQFGFLLRQMQQRYVAMFLEMMGEDGPTPPQFAVLCRLAVDGRISQNQLGRMTAMDPATIRGVVTRLAERGLVERLHDPDDKRRVLVQLGARGRDMLPIYVERAKAITVAALEPMADREVEPLLGVMRRLLSGFRPPDTGSAPPRQP from the coding sequence ATGGATCGCGCAGAGGAATCGGAAGACGGGCTCGGCCGGCATCGCCGCACGGCCAGCGGCCAGGCCGATTCCGCGATTCCCGAACCCGTCGACCTCGCCGGCTATGTCCTGGACGAGCAGTTCGGCTTCCTGCTCAGGCAGATGCAGCAGCGCTATGTTGCGATGTTCCTGGAGATGATGGGCGAGGATGGGCCGACGCCGCCGCAATTCGCGGTTCTCTGCCGTCTCGCCGTCGACGGGCGGATTTCGCAGAACCAGCTCGGCCGCATGACGGCAATGGACCCGGCCACGATCCGGGGCGTGGTGACGCGCCTTGCCGAGCGCGGGCTGGTCGAGCGCCTGCACGATCCCGACGACAAGCGCCGCGTGCTGGTGCAGCTCGGCGCGCGCGGCCGCGACATGCTCCCGATCTATGTCGAACGCGCCAAGGCGATCACCGTGGCCGCGCTGGAGCCGATGGCCGACAGGGAGGTCGAGCCGCTGCTCGGGGTGATGCGGCGCCTGCTCTCGGGCTTCAGACCGCCAGATACTGGCTCCGCGCCGCCTCGTCAGCCTTGA